ATATTAAACGGttaataattttagttaaaaaaatataaatcacCTAACATCTCTCAATTTATCTTtcagtaaataaaaaattagctaCAAAACATTGCATACACCATACATTTAGTTCTTAAGGATCAAACCTAGGACATTATCTTTAAATAAGTCAAATAACTACCGCTTGTGTCATccattatttatttgatcataTACTGAAAGCAGGATTataaaaggaagaaagaaaaagaaaaatgaaacaTAAAAAGGAACTGATAACACCAAAGCACAAATAGCAAACAAAACTACTATTATTAACATAGTTTATTAAATCTTACAAACCATAAATGTTAAGAAAGAGACTCATTATTCTTCAATACTTTGTATAACTTTTCTATTTCCTAATCCTGCCCGATTCCAACTCTCTTTTGGCAAAACCATCAAGGAGAAGAAGACAACTTGACCCAAGAGATCCTACGGCATAGCCATCAGGCCCTTGGATAAGGGACACAATAAACAAAATCACAATTCAATCTTACAATATCATAATTTCTCTAACTACATGAACCATAAAGAAATGAATGATATGAATGAAAAAGTGTGATATAAAGGAAAGGATGATCAAGAAGCATCTCAGCAGTCCACCTCTTGGTAGgatccttcataaaacactttttcaaaaaatcataaCAGAAAATACTGATTCCTTTTGACTTCTTGGATGATAGTTCAAGATACTCAACGAAGAACCTCAAATACTCCTCAGTACGCAAAAAGCTCTCACCCCGTGCAGACAATCCAGTTAGCATTTCAACTACTATGCAGCCAAGTGCCCATATATCTATCGGAGTATCAATATGACTGGAAAATGCCTCCGACGACAAGTACGACGACGTACCTCTAGGCTTGGACTTCCAAACCACGACATCTGCTTCCTCCTTTTTGGTCTTAGATAATCGAAAATTCGCGATCTTCAATTGATAGTTTGCACTCTCTTTGTCTAATGAATGAAACAGAAGAATGTTCTTCGGTTTGAGATCACAATAGACGATTTCTTTGCGATGAATATGTGAAAGCCCTTTAACAATCATGCGTGTAT
The Arachis stenosperma cultivar V10309 chromosome 7, arast.V10309.gnm1.PFL2, whole genome shotgun sequence genome window above contains:
- the LOC130939951 gene encoding mitogen-activated protein kinase kinase kinase 20-like, whose translation is MIVKGLSHIHRKEIVYCDLKPKNILLFHSLDKESANYQLKIANFRLSKTKKEEADVVVWKSKPRGTSSYLSSEAFSSHIDTPIDIWALGCIVVEMLTGLSARGESFLRTEEYLRFFVEYLELSSKKSKGISIFCYDFLKKCFMKDPTKRWTAEMLLDHPFLYITLFHSYHSFLYGSCS